A single Fusobacterium hominis DNA region contains:
- the ruvX gene encoding Holliday junction resolvase RuvX has translation MYKKYVSLDVGDVRIGVAKSDIMGIIATPLEVIDRRKTKAVKRVQEILREQNTNALVVGIPKSLDGTEKRQAEKVREFIEKLKNEIDNLEIYEVDERLTTVSADRILNETNRKGALEKRKVVDKVAAAIILQSFLEQKR, from the coding sequence ATGTATAAAAAATACGTATCCTTAGATGTTGGTGATGTTAGGATAGGAGTGGCTAAATCTGATATAATGGGGATTATAGCCACACCCCTAGAAGTTATTGACAGAAGAAAAACTAAGGCAGTAAAGAGAGTACAGGAAATATTACGTGAGCAAAATACCAATGCTCTTGTAGTAGGAATTCCTAAAAGTCTTGATGGAACAGAAAAAAGACAAGCTGAAAAAGTTAGAGAGTTTATTGAAAAATTAAAAAATGAAATAGATAATCTTGAAATATATGAGGTAGACGAACGATTAACTACTGTTTCAGCAGACAGAATTTTAAATGAAACAAACAGAAAAGGTGCTTTAGAAAAAAGAAAAGTTGTTGATAAAGTTGCAGCAGCTATAATTCTTCAGAGTTTTCTGGAACAAAAAAGATAG
- the secD gene encoding protein translocase subunit SecD, whose amino-acid sequence MSSKLMMKLLLVIAVVCGAAWLSFAKPAKLGLDLKGGVYVVLEAVPDQGVKLDTQAMDRLIEVLDRRINGLGVAESVVQRAGDNRVIIELPGVSNTEDAIKMIGKTALLEFKIENPDGSLGPTLLTGGALKKADVSYDNLGRPQIQFEMNQEGAVKFAEITRNNIGKKLAITLDGVVQTAPMINSEIPSGSGVITGNYTVEEAKATATLLNAGALPVKAEIVETRTVGASLGDESIAQSTHAGILAMILIGVFMLIFYRIPGIVADIALIIFGLITFGALKFIDATLTLPGIAGLILSAGMAVDANVIIFERIKEELRLGNTVLNSIATGFNKGFVAIFDSNLTTLIITTILFTFGTGPVKGFAVTLTIGTLASMFTAITITKIVLQVFVIVFNLKKPEYFGVKGREICK is encoded by the coding sequence ATGAGTTCAAAGTTAATGATGAAATTGCTCCTTGTTATAGCCGTAGTTTGTGGAGCAGCGTGGCTGAGTTTTGCAAAGCCTGCCAAACTAGGACTAGATTTAAAAGGTGGAGTATATGTTGTACTAGAAGCAGTACCTGATCAAGGTGTAAAATTAGATACACAGGCAATGGATAGACTAATTGAAGTATTAGATAGAAGAATTAATGGTCTTGGAGTTGCTGAATCTGTAGTACAAAGAGCAGGAGATAACAGAGTAATAATTGAATTACCTGGAGTTAGTAATACAGAAGATGCAATAAAGATGATTGGGAAAACTGCACTTTTGGAATTTAAAATAGAAAATCCTGATGGATCATTAGGACCAACACTTTTAACAGGTGGAGCTTTAAAAAAAGCAGATGTTTCATATGACAATTTAGGTAGACCACAGATTCAATTTGAAATGAATCAAGAAGGAGCAGTTAAATTTGCTGAAATCACAAGAAATAACATAGGAAAAAAACTTGCAATTACTCTTGATGGAGTTGTTCAAACAGCACCTATGATAAATTCGGAAATTCCAAGTGGTAGTGGAGTTATTACTGGAAATTATACTGTAGAAGAGGCAAAAGCAACAGCAACTCTTCTTAATGCTGGGGCATTACCTGTAAAAGCAGAGATAGTTGAAACTAGAACAGTTGGAGCATCACTAGGAGATGAATCAATTGCTCAAAGTACCCATGCAGGAATATTAGCTATGATATTAATAGGAGTATTTATGCTTATATTCTATAGAATACCAGGTATTGTAGCAGATATAGCTTTAATTATTTTTGGACTTATAACATTTGGAGCTCTAAAATTTATTGATGCAACACTTACTTTGCCAGGAATAGCAGGACTTATTCTTTCAGCAGGAATGGCAGTTGATGCCAATGTAATTATATTTGAAAGAATAAAAGAAGAATTAAGACTAGGTAATACAGTATTAAATAGTATTGCAACAGGATTTAATAAGGGATTTGTAGCAATCTTTGACTCAAACTTAACAACTTTGATTATTACAACTATTCTTTTTACATTTGGTACAGGTCCAGTAAAAGGATTTGCAGTAACATTAACAATAGGTACATTAGCATCTATGTTTACAGCAATTACAATAACTAAAATTGTATTACAAGTATTTGTAATTGTATTTAATCTAAAAAAACCAGAGTATTTTGGAGTAAAGGGGAGAGAGATATGCAAATAG
- the secF gene encoding protein translocase subunit SecF: MQIAIIQNSKKFLTLSAIMVILSLSIIFTKGLNYGIDFSGGNLIQVKYEKPVSLTNLNDILDEAAKNIPQLSGNSRKVQISEGTTVILRTQELTENQKNEVLEDLSKLGTYEINKIEKVGASVGKELKSSAIYSLLIGAVLIVIYITVRFEFVFSIGAIVALLHDLIIAIGVISLLGYEVDTPFIAAILTILGYSINDTIVVFDRIRENIKRKTKKKIDFVQCLNNSINQVMIRSINTSVTTLFAIVAILIFGGDSLRTFIVTLLVGMLAGTYSSVFIATPIVYLLDKNNKHNSGLEAILNKEDTKKTKEKILV; the protein is encoded by the coding sequence ATGCAAATAGCAATTATTCAAAATTCTAAAAAGTTTTTAACTTTATCTGCAATAATGGTTATTCTTTCCCTTTCAATTATATTTACAAAGGGATTAAACTATGGAATAGATTTTTCAGGTGGAAATCTTATTCAAGTTAAGTATGAAAAACCAGTTTCACTAACAAATTTAAATGATATTTTAGATGAAGCAGCAAAAAATATTCCACAATTAAGTGGAAATAGTAGAAAAGTACAAATTTCAGAGGGAACAACAGTTATTTTAAGAACACAAGAACTAACTGAAAATCAAAAAAATGAAGTTCTTGAAGATCTATCAAAATTAGGAACTTATGAAATTAATAAAATAGAAAAAGTTGGCGCAAGTGTAGGAAAAGAATTAAAAAGTTCAGCAATTTATTCTCTTCTTATTGGTGCTGTTTTAATAGTAATTTATATTACAGTAAGATTTGAATTTGTTTTTTCTATTGGTGCAATAGTAGCATTATTACATGACCTTATAATAGCTATTGGTGTGATATCTTTATTAGGATATGAAGTAGATACACCATTTATAGCAGCAATATTAACAATCTTAGGATATTCTATTAACGACACTATCGTTGTATTTGATAGAATAAGAGAAAATATTAAAAGAAAAACAAAGAAAAAGATTGATTTTGTACAATGTTTAAATAACAGTATCAATCAAGTAATGATAAGATCTATTAATACATCAGTAACAACTTTATTTGCAATTGTTGCAATATTAATTTTTGGTGGAGATAGTTTAAGAACATTTATAGTTACACTTTTAGTAGGAATGTTAGCAGGAACATATAGTTCGGTATTTATAGCAACACCAATAGTTTATCTTTTAGATAAAAATAACAAACATAATAGTGGATTAGAAGCTATTTTAAATAAAGAAGATACAAAGAAAACAAAAGAGAAAATATTGGTATAA
- the alr gene encoding alanine racemase yields MRAWVDIEMDNLLFNLKKVKAKVPNAEIMGVVKADAYSLGSLEIAKELVNNGVTILAVASLDEAMELRNAGITQEILVLGILLDEEIKQAAQNDIQITVGNFKQIEYIEKNNIGIGIHIKIDTGMGRLGFTPEKGEEVVKYCLNKNLHIMGIYSHLSDADEFNDEADRHTREQISKFEKFDKYKDKVKYLHILNSGGILRFNDGYVGNLVRPGICMYGMLGYERVQELKRVFSVKTKVLSIKTAGEDTRISYGRKGIIKKGETYATIGMGYADGLKKTLSHKSYVLIAEEKCPIIGEICMDMCMVKIPNTLKDKISLGDEVVVLRDDIIEDMEIEHRCACDILTGIGKRIYRVYKRNGQPYLINR; encoded by the coding sequence ATGAGAGCTTGGGTAGATATTGAGATGGATAATTTACTTTTCAATTTAAAAAAAGTGAAAGCAAAAGTTCCAAATGCAGAGATTATGGGAGTAGTGAAAGCAGATGCTTATTCACTAGGAAGTTTAGAAATAGCAAAAGAATTGGTAAATAATGGAGTGACGATACTTGCTGTTGCTAGCTTAGATGAAGCTATGGAATTGAGAAATGCAGGAATAACACAAGAGATACTTGTATTGGGAATACTTCTTGATGAAGAAATAAAACAGGCTGCTCAAAATGATATTCAAATAACAGTTGGAAATTTTAAACAGATAGAATATATTGAGAAAAACAATATTGGTATAGGGATACATATAAAAATTGATACTGGAATGGGAAGATTGGGATTTACTCCTGAAAAAGGGGAAGAAGTTGTTAAATATTGTTTAAATAAAAATTTACATATAATGGGTATCTATTCACATCTTTCTGATGCAGATGAATTCAATGACGAAGCTGATAGACATACTAGAGAGCAGATTTCAAAGTTTGAAAAATTCGATAAGTATAAAGATAAGGTTAAATACCTGCACATTTTAAATAGTGGTGGAATTTTAAGATTTAATGATGGATATGTTGGTAATTTAGTAAGGCCTGGAATCTGTATGTATGGAATGCTTGGTTACGAAAGAGTTCAAGAGTTAAAAAGAGTATTTTCAGTAAAAACTAAAGTTCTTTCTATAAAAACAGCTGGAGAGGATACTCGTATTTCATATGGTAGAAAGGGAATAATAAAAAAAGGAGAAACTTATGCTACTATAGGAATGGGTTATGCAGATGGACTTAAAAAAACTCTATCACATAAAAGTTATGTGTTAATAGCTGAGGAAAAATGTCCAATAATTGGAGAGATATGTATGGATATGTGTATGGTAAAAATACCAAATACACTAAAAGATAAAATATCACTTGGAGATGAAGTAGTAGTTTTAAGAGATGATATTATAGAAGATATGGAAATAGAGCATAGATGTGCTTGTGATATATTAACAGGAATAGGAAAAAGAATTTATAGAGTTTATAAGAGAAATGGACAGCCCTATTTAATTAATAGATAA
- a CDS encoding class I SAM-dependent rRNA methyltransferase translates to MANIILKKGKENKIRNFYPNVFKDEVESILGNVENGDIVDVCTQDMEFVGRGYVTDSTSAYVRVLTTKDEKIDKTFILNRIKSAYEKRKHLYNETNCVRAFFSEGDGIPGLIIDKFDKYVAVQFRNSGIEKFRQEIINAIKKVMKPKGIYERSDVENRTLEGVEQKTGVIFGEIPDRIIMEDNGLKYNIDIIEGQKTGFFLDQRDSRKFIRKYLNQNTRFLDVFSSSGGFSMAALKENCQKVVAIDKEPHALELCKENYSLNEYTGNFTTMEGDAFLLLKTLIGRGEKYDVITLDPPSLIKRKADIHKGRDFFYDLCDDSFKLLEDGGILGVITCAYHISLQDLIEVTRMAASKNGKLLQVIGINYQPEDHPWILHVPETLYLKALWVRIINN, encoded by the coding sequence ATGGCAAATATAATTTTAAAAAAGGGAAAAGAAAATAAAATAAGAAACTTTTACCCAAATGTTTTTAAAGATGAAGTTGAATCTATATTAGGAAATGTAGAAAATGGTGATATAGTAGATGTTTGTACACAAGATATGGAGTTTGTAGGAAGAGGATATGTAACTGATTCTACTTCAGCTTATGTAAGAGTATTAACTACTAAGGATGAAAAAATAGATAAAACATTTATTTTAAATAGAATAAAGTCAGCATATGAAAAAAGAAAGCACCTATATAATGAGACAAATTGTGTGAGAGCATTTTTTTCTGAAGGTGATGGAATTCCAGGATTAATAATAGATAAATTTGATAAATATGTAGCAGTTCAATTTAGAAATTCAGGAATCGAAAAATTTAGACAAGAGATCATAAATGCTATAAAAAAAGTGATGAAACCAAAGGGGATTTATGAAAGAAGTGATGTCGAAAACAGAACTTTAGAAGGTGTAGAGCAAAAAACAGGCGTTATCTTTGGTGAAATTCCAGATAGAATTATCATGGAAGACAATGGTTTAAAATATAATATTGATATTATAGAAGGACAAAAGACAGGATTTTTCTTGGATCAACGTGATTCTAGAAAATTTATTAGAAAATATTTAAATCAAAATACAAGATTTTTAGATGTATTTTCAAGTAGTGGTGGATTTTCAATGGCAGCCTTAAAAGAAAATTGTCAAAAGGTAGTAGCAATTGATAAAGAGCCACATGCTTTAGAGCTTTGTAAAGAAAATTATTCTTTAAATGAATATACAGGTAATTTTACAACAATGGAAGGAGACGCTTTTCTTCTACTTAAAACATTGATTGGAAGAGGAGAAAAGTATGACGTAATAACACTTGATCCACCTTCATTAATAAAAAGAAAAGCAGATATTCACAAAGGAAGAGATTTTTTCTATGATCTATGTGATGATAGTTTTAAATTATTAGAAGATGGAGGAATTTTAGGAGTTATAACTTGTGCATATCACATATCTCTTCAAGATTTAATAGAAGTAACTAGAATGGCAGCATCAAAAAATGGAAAGCTTTTACAAGTTATTGGGATAAATTATCAACCAGAAGATCATCCTTGGATATTACATGTCCCAGAAACATTATATTTAAAAGCTTTATGGGTCAGAATAATCAATAACTAA
- a CDS encoding CvpA family protein, with amino-acid sequence MYLDIVVLIVLVLSILDGLKNGLFVEFLSVFGLIINFLLAKLLTPKVMLFLNLNNGNNSYFIIYIIIFWAIYIIVGLFLHYFRGIMESQSKGLLIKFLGGVLGCIKGTILAMIIIFCFDFAVDYFKDLEKYRTGSRSTEIFLKISPKIEEHMPQTFKDKLNAIKNEKILDRLLNKL; translated from the coding sequence ATGTATTTAGATATTGTGGTATTGATAGTACTTGTATTATCAATATTAGATGGGTTAAAAAATGGACTTTTTGTGGAATTCTTATCAGTATTTGGATTAATCATAAATTTTTTATTAGCTAAATTATTAACACCAAAAGTTATGCTTTTTTTAAATCTAAACAATGGAAATAATAGCTACTTTATAATTTATATCATTATATTTTGGGCGATTTATATTATAGTAGGATTATTTTTACACTACTTTAGAGGAATTATGGAAAGTCAAAGTAAAGGGCTTCTTATAAAGTTTTTAGGTGGAGTTTTAGGTTGTATAAAAGGTACAATTCTTGCGATGATAATAATATTTTGTTTTGATTTTGCAGTTGATTACTTTAAAGATCTTGAAAAGTATAGAACTGGAAGTCGTTCAACAGAGATATTTTTAAAAATTAGTCCTAAAATAGAAGAACATATGCCACAAACTTTTAAAGATAAATTAAATGCTATAAAAAATGAAAAAATTTTAGATAGGCTTCTCAATAAATTATAG
- a CDS encoding LptF/LptG family permease encodes MKIIDRYILNEIKIPVIFGISLFTFIFLIDIIVAMMENIIVKGISLIDVIRILSFYLPPILSQTIPMGMFLGIMLTFSKFTRTSEATAMSAVGMSLKDIIKPIFIAAIGTTIFIFFLQESIIPRSVTKLQYLTAKIAYENPVFQLKEKTFIDEVDQYNLYIDRLVGSDKVAHGVLIFQKSGDKKFPTVIVGKEAFWKDSSMVLKDSKFYNFDDKGKQVLTGEFDEKKVPLAAYFSEMNLKVKDIEAMGIGKLFREMKGKTAAEKIPYKIEINKKLAVPLATIMLSLLGVFLSIGHHRSGKGANFALSLIVIFSYITCLNIGMVMASRGIIPAFIGVWTPNIILLILTVFMYKLKAKVI; translated from the coding sequence ATGAAAATAATAGACAGATATATTTTAAATGAGATCAAAATTCCTGTTATATTTGGAATTTCACTTTTTACTTTTATTTTTTTAATTGATATTATTGTAGCAATGATGGAAAATATAATAGTAAAAGGAATTTCACTTATTGATGTAATTAGAATTTTATCTTTTTATCTTCCACCTATACTTTCTCAAACTATTCCGATGGGGATGTTTTTAGGGATTATGCTTACTTTTTCAAAATTTACACGAACAAGTGAGGCAACTGCTATGAGTGCAGTAGGAATGTCTTTAAAAGATATAATAAAACCAATATTTATAGCAGCAATAGGAACTACTATTTTTATCTTTTTTCTCCAAGAGAGTATAATTCCAAGATCAGTTACAAAACTTCAATATTTAACAGCTAAAATAGCTTATGAAAATCCAGTGTTTCAATTGAAGGAAAAGACATTTATAGATGAAGTAGATCAGTATAATCTCTATATAGATAGACTAGTTGGAAGTGATAAGGTAGCACATGGAGTATTAATTTTTCAAAAGTCTGGTGATAAAAAGTTTCCTACTGTTATAGTTGGAAAAGAGGCATTTTGGAAAGATTCTTCAATGGTATTAAAAGATTCTAAATTTTATAATTTTGATGATAAAGGAAAACAAGTACTAACTGGTGAATTTGATGAAAAGAAAGTACCATTAGCAGCATACTTTAGTGAGATGAATCTAAAAGTAAAAGATATAGAAGCTATGGGAATAGGAAAATTATTTAGAGAAATGAAGGGGAAAACAGCAGCTGAGAAAATACCATATAAGATTGAAATAAATAAAAAATTAGCTGTACCTTTAGCTACAATTATGCTATCTTTACTTGGTGTATTTTTATCTATAGGACACCATAGAAGTGGAAAAGGAGCTAATTTTGCATTGAGTTTAATAGTTATATTTTCTTATATAACATGTTTAAATATTGGAATGGTTATGGCTTCAAGAGGTATTATTCCCGCATTTATTGGAGTATGGACTCCTAATATTATTCTTTTAATTTTGACAGTATTTATGTATAAACTAAAAGCAAAGGTGATATAA
- a CDS encoding LptF/LptG family permease: MKILDRYISKNFIKSFLLSLIAFMGIFIVSQLFRVVKYLSDGRFTSKEAVVYIITMLPRIFIDVAPLAVLLGCMMTVSVMASNLEIISLKTSGISFKRIVRFPIIISFFISIIVFFVNDSLYPTTQKMNKDLRRGEIATKEAPIEKNNAFLRGENANYVYLMRKLNRKTGFAENVEIIDLNKDFSKAERIITAQEGRYNFSRKVWVLKDANIYSGNRDKQVKSVDYFTDNKYNDIPDHFITTTVEPRTLTIKELKQTVRDMTSVGGDTRELLVELGNRYSFPFASFIISFLGLALGGRYVRGTSAVSLGVCVLLGYGYYIVKASFEAFTSNGFLNPLVGGWIPNILFFVVGIYLLNKAEY; encoded by the coding sequence ATGAAAATATTAGATAGATATATAAGTAAGAATTTTATAAAATCATTTTTGCTAAGTTTAATTGCATTTATGGGAATTTTTATAGTAAGTCAGCTCTTTAGAGTAGTTAAGTATTTAAGTGATGGAAGATTTACATCTAAAGAAGCAGTTGTATATATTATTACAATGTTACCTAGAATTTTTATAGATGTAGCACCTCTTGCAGTACTATTAGGGTGTATGATGACTGTTAGTGTAATGGCTTCTAACTTAGAGATTATATCTTTAAAAACTTCTGGAATAAGTTTTAAAAGAATAGTAAGATTTCCTATAATTATTTCATTTTTTATTTCAATAATTGTTTTTTTTGTAAATGACAGTTTGTATCCTACTACTCAAAAAATGAATAAAGATTTAAGACGTGGTGAAATAGCAACGAAAGAAGCTCCTATTGAAAAGAACAATGCTTTTTTAAGAGGAGAAAATGCCAATTATGTCTATCTTATGAGAAAATTAAATCGAAAAACAGGTTTTGCAGAAAATGTTGAAATAATAGATTTAAATAAAGATTTTTCTAAGGCAGAAAGAATTATAACAGCACAAGAAGGTAGATATAATTTTAGTAGAAAGGTATGGGTATTAAAAGATGCAAACATATATTCAGGTAATAGAGATAAACAAGTCAAAAGTGTTGATTATTTTACCGATAATAAGTATAATGATATTCCAGACCATTTTATAACAACAACAGTAGAACCAAGAACTTTAACAATAAAAGAGTTAAAACAAACAGTAAGAGATATGACAAGCGTTGGAGGAGATACAAGGGAACTTCTTGTAGAGCTTGGAAATAGATATTCTTTTCCTTTTGCAAGTTTTATAATATCTTTTTTAGGGCTTGCTTTAGGAGGAAGATATGTAAGGGGAACCTCAGCTGTAAGCTTGGGTGTTTGTGTATTGTTAGGATACGGATATTACATAGTAAAAGCTTCATTTGAAGCATTTACATCTAACGGATTTTTAAACCCACTTGTTGGTGGATGGATTCCAAATATATTATTTTTTGTAGTAGGAATATATCTTTTAAACAAGGCGGAATACTAG
- a CDS encoding M16 family metallopeptidase, translated as MSIEIRKLKNGIPVLINNIESVNTISMGVYVKTGARNEYSYESGVSHFIEHMMFKGTTTRTAKQISEEIDNEGGIINAYTSRDTTCYYIKMLASKIDKGIEILTDMFLNSTFTQENLERERNVIIEEIRMYDDIPEEVVHDENIRFALTGPQSNSVSGTIDSVKGITRDIFLKYYNEQYRASNMVISIVGKMDVEKIFNDLNEGFGKIEDKEVTRFIDPTYKINSGEKIIKKDTNQVHLCFNSKGVGLLDKNKYPAAIISSVLGGNMSSRLFQKIREEKGLAYSVYTYSTAFIEDGVFTVYAGTTKESYKEVLEIIKTELSDIKENGITAYELQKSKNQFLSLLTFALEGTKEKMERMANSYLTYDRVIEIDEIIKLIEKITLEDIKDVAKMIFDEKYYSWTVLGDIE; from the coding sequence ATGAGTATAGAAATAAGAAAGCTTAAAAATGGAATTCCTGTTTTGATAAATAATATTGAAAGTGTAAATACAATAAGTATGGGTGTTTATGTAAAAACAGGAGCAAGAAATGAATATTCATATGAAAGTGGAGTATCACATTTTATAGAACATATGATGTTTAAGGGAACGACTACTAGAACAGCAAAGCAAATTTCTGAAGAAATTGATAATGAGGGTGGAATTATAAACGCTTATACAAGCAGAGATACTACTTGTTATTATATAAAAATGCTTGCAAGTAAGATAGATAAAGGAATTGAGATACTTACTGATATGTTTTTAAACTCAACTTTTACGCAAGAAAATCTTGAACGTGAAAGAAATGTCATAATTGAAGAAATAAGAATGTATGATGACATTCCAGAAGAAGTAGTTCATGATGAGAATATAAGATTTGCTTTAACAGGACCTCAATCAAATAGTGTATCTGGAACAATTGATTCTGTTAAAGGAATTACTAGAGATATATTTTTAAAATATTATAATGAGCAATATAGAGCTTCAAATATGGTTATATCTATAGTTGGAAAAATGGACGTTGAAAAAATATTTAATGATTTAAATGAGGGATTTGGAAAAATCGAAGATAAAGAAGTAACAAGATTTATAGATCCAACATATAAAATTAATTCTGGTGAAAAAATAATAAAAAAAGATACTAATCAAGTACATTTATGCTTTAATAGTAAAGGGGTAGGACTTTTAGATAAAAATAAATACCCAGCTGCTATAATTTCAAGTGTATTAGGTGGAAATATGAGTTCAAGACTTTTTCAAAAAATAAGAGAAGAAAAAGGACTTGCTTATTCAGTCTACACTTATTCTACTGCTTTTATAGAAGATGGAGTATTTACAGTGTATGCTGGAACTACTAAAGAAAGTTACAAAGAAGTTTTAGAAATAATAAAGACTGAATTGTCTGATATTAAAGAAAATGGAATTACTGCATATGAGTTGCAAAAATCTAAAAACCAATTTTTAAGTCTTCTTACTTTTGCCTTAGAAGGAACTAAGGAAAAAATGGAAAGAATGGCAAATTCATATTTAACATATGATAGAGTTATAGAAATTGATGAAATTATAAAATTAATAGAAAAAATAACATTAGAAGATATAAAAGATGTTGCAAAAATGATATTTGATGAAAAATATTATTCTTGGACAGTTTTAGGAGACATAGAATAA
- the dut gene encoding dUTP diphosphatase, which produces MQKVKVVIEEGVTLPKYETTGSAGMDIRANIAEPITLGSLERVLVSTGIKMAIPEGYEVQVRPRSGLALKHGISMANAIGTIDSDYRGEIGVILINLSKESYTIQPQERIGQIVLNKVEQIEFEVVTSLESTERGEGGFGHTGK; this is translated from the coding sequence ATGCAAAAAGTAAAAGTAGTAATTGAAGAGGGAGTTACTCTTCCAAAATATGAAACAACAGGATCAGCTGGAATGGATATTAGAGCTAATATAGCTGAACCTATCACATTAGGATCATTAGAAAGAGTATTAGTTTCTACTGGAATTAAAATGGCTATTCCAGAAGGATATGAAGTTCAAGTAAGACCAAGAAGTGGACTTGCATTAAAACATGGAATTTCAATGGCAAATGCAATTGGAACTATAGATTCTGATTATAGAGGAGAAATAGGAGTTATTTTAATTAACTTAAGCAAAGAATCATATACAATTCAACCTCAAGAAAGAATTGGTCAAATAGTATTAAATAAAGTTGAACAAATAGAATTTGAAGTGGTTACTTCTCTTGAATCTACTGAAAGAGGAGAAGGTGGATTTGGACATACTGGAAAATAG
- the rodA gene encoding rod shape-determining protein RodA, whose translation MKQTRKFRFILKRIKKMNNFLILNALLIVGISICTIYSATISKPGSFHTKEAIWAIISIVAYFIVSMIDYRKYFKYYKFLYVFNIIFLTALLVIGESRLGAQRWINLGPITLQPSEIGKVIVVLTLSAFIAIHFRGKTLGFKSFMMCGAFVAPVLLLILKQPDLGTTMIITMTFFVILFIANLEWKIIVSMGVIAAISAPLSFFFLLKDYQKKRILTFLNPEADPLKGGWNVTQSMIAIGSGGLNGKGFLNSTQSKLRFLPEAHTDFIASVFLEERGFIGGIVLFLLYLILILQILYIADTTEDKYGRLVCYGIGSIFFFHFVINVGMTMGIMPVTGKPLLLMSYGGTSLLLSFVMLGIVQSVRIYRE comes from the coding sequence ATGAAACAAACAAGAAAGTTCAGATTTATTTTAAAAAGAATAAAAAAAATGAATAACTTTTTGATTTTAAATGCTCTGTTGATAGTAGGAATAAGTATATGTACAATATATAGTGCAACTATTTCAAAACCTGGTAGTTTTCATACTAAAGAAGCTATTTGGGCGATTATTTCTATTGTTGCATATTTTATTGTTTCAATGATAGATTATAGAAAATATTTTAAATATTATAAATTTTTATATGTATTTAATATAATTTTTCTTACAGCTTTACTAGTGATAGGTGAAAGTAGATTAGGAGCTCAACGTTGGATAAACTTAGGGCCAATAACATTACAACCTTCAGAAATAGGTAAAGTGATAGTTGTTTTAACTCTATCAGCTTTTATAGCTATTCATTTTAGAGGGAAAACACTTGGTTTTAAAAGTTTTATGATGTGTGGAGCTTTTGTAGCACCAGTATTACTGTTAATATTGAAACAACCAGATTTAGGGACAACTATGATCATAACAATGACATTTTTTGTAATTCTTTTTATTGCAAATTTGGAATGGAAAATAATAGTTTCAATGGGAGTTATTGCAGCTATATCAGCACCTCTTTCATTTTTCTTTTTATTAAAAGATTATCAGAAAAAAAGAATACTTACATTTTTAAATCCTGAAGCAGATCCTCTAAAAGGAGGATGGAATGTCACTCAATCGATGATAGCTATAGGATCTGGTGGGTTAAATGGAAAAGGATTTTTAAATAGTACACAAAGTAAATTAAGATTCCTTCCAGAAGCTCATACGGATTTTATTGCTTCTGTGTTCTTAGAAGAACGTGGGTTTATAGGTGGAATAGTATTATTTTTACTTTATCTAATTTTAATATTACAAATTTTATATATTGCTGATACAACTGAAGATAAGTATGGCCGTCTTGTATGTTATGGTATAGGTTCTATATTTTTCTTTCATTTTGTAATAAATGTAGGAATGACTATGGGAATAATGCCAGTAACAGGGAAACCACTACTGCTAATGAGCTATGGTGGTACTTCACTTTTATTAAGTTTTGTAATGTTAGGTATTGTACAAAGTGTGAGAATATATAGAGAGTAG